One stretch of Halobacillus litoralis DNA includes these proteins:
- a CDS encoding HAMP domain-containing sensor histidine kinase, whose product MRLIERLLPPKLWVKMTIVNIALLIGVVIVTGMTLYQTACFLAADLTGVEREAQLTFNNSLLIYAWVIGGVVIVMGAFLYSTVTRKVLVPVKELTSAMETMKTGTYPENLNVHTHDEIGELVDHFNRMNRRLQQQERSRHQMLRDLSHELRTPLSNLQGYLEALEKGVIEGDQAIYCSLAEETDRVSQLLSRLDDMESWRMVAPTKPLEVSQEEMTQVISQVRQMFNLEFEKKGIGLKSEIEAAEVPINRQGFQQVLTNLLRNALDYHEGTDGVKVVGRTEGKSYVIEVKGEGRAIPVDEKDRVFDRFYRVDPSRSDGRSGLGLSISKQIVERHDGQIQLETDGRKHCFSITLPMQA is encoded by the coding sequence ATGCGTCTCATTGAACGGCTCCTGCCACCAAAACTTTGGGTGAAAATGACCATCGTAAACATTGCACTTCTCATTGGAGTCGTCATCGTTACAGGCATGACACTCTATCAGACGGCGTGTTTTCTTGCCGCTGATCTTACAGGTGTCGAGCGTGAAGCCCAGCTGACCTTCAACAACTCCTTGCTCATTTACGCCTGGGTGATCGGAGGAGTGGTTATCGTGATGGGTGCTTTTTTATATTCAACCGTGACAAGGAAAGTGCTTGTACCTGTCAAAGAGTTGACCTCGGCCATGGAAACAATGAAAACAGGGACTTATCCAGAAAATTTAAATGTCCATACGCATGATGAAATAGGAGAGCTTGTCGATCACTTCAATCGAATGAACCGACGTTTGCAGCAGCAGGAGCGTTCTCGTCACCAAATGCTTCGCGACCTATCACATGAACTGCGTACACCTTTATCTAATTTGCAGGGGTATTTAGAGGCCCTTGAAAAAGGGGTAATTGAAGGGGATCAGGCGATATACTGTTCCCTGGCAGAAGAAACGGATCGAGTGTCTCAACTGTTATCCCGGCTGGATGACATGGAATCTTGGAGAATGGTGGCACCCACCAAGCCACTGGAGGTCAGTCAGGAGGAAATGACACAGGTCATCTCACAAGTAAGACAGATGTTCAATTTGGAATTTGAGAAAAAAGGGATTGGATTGAAGAGTGAGATTGAAGCTGCGGAAGTCCCTATAAATAGACAAGGCTTCCAACAGGTTCTCACCAATCTGTTGAGAAATGCTCTGGATTACCATGAGGGTACAGATGGGGTAAAGGTCGTAGGGAGAACAGAAGGAAAATCCTACGTGATCGAGGTAAAAGGAGAAGGAAGGGCGATCCCTGTAGATGAAAAGGATCGGGTTTTTGATCGCTTCTATCGTGTCGATCCCTCCCGTTCAGACGGACGCTCAGGGCTCGGGCTTTCGATCAGTAAACAGATCGTTGAACGCCATGACGGTCAAATTCAATTGGAAACAGACGGCCGGAAGCACTGTTTTTCTATAACATTGCCAATGCAAGCGTAA
- a CDS encoding response regulator transcription factor, which yields MKPEVLIVEDDRKISNLISIYLTNEGYSVKQAYDGVEGKELFLLHRPCLLILDLMLPKWSGEELCRFVKEESKDSPGVIMLSAKGTTEDRISGLRLGADNYMTKPFSPEELMAHVEAVLRRTGHVCQKLSHEGLEVKPRKGEVWLDGERLELTHYEFNLLYFMMDHKDQVFTREELLEQIHPYGEADIMDRTIDAHIKKLRRKIEADASVPKRIVTVRGVGYKYASH from the coding sequence ATGAAACCGGAAGTACTGATCGTTGAAGATGACCGGAAGATATCAAATTTAATAAGCATTTACTTAACGAATGAAGGGTACAGCGTGAAACAGGCTTATGACGGGGTTGAAGGGAAAGAGCTCTTTCTTCTGCACCGCCCCTGCCTGCTGATCCTTGATTTGATGCTGCCTAAATGGAGCGGGGAAGAATTATGCCGCTTTGTAAAGGAAGAAAGCAAAGATTCGCCTGGAGTGATTATGCTGTCTGCGAAAGGAACGACGGAAGACCGCATTTCAGGACTGCGCCTTGGTGCTGATAATTATATGACGAAACCGTTCAGCCCGGAAGAATTGATGGCGCATGTGGAAGCCGTTTTGCGGAGGACCGGTCATGTGTGTCAAAAGCTCTCTCACGAAGGGCTTGAAGTGAAGCCTCGGAAAGGAGAAGTATGGTTGGATGGTGAACGTCTGGAGTTAACGCACTATGAGTTCAACCTGCTTTATTTTATGATGGACCACAAAGATCAAGTGTTTACGAGAGAGGAGCTCCTCGAACAAATTCATCCGTACGGCGAAGCAGATATTATGGACCGTACCATCGATGCGCACATCAAAAAGCTTCGTCGGAAGATAGAAGCGGATGCTTCTGTTCCGAAGAGGATTGTGACGGTGAGAGGGGTGGGGTATAAATATGCGTCTCATTGA
- a CDS encoding glycosyltransferase family protein produces MNVLAVLQAGMNETDCPGLTMKKVGGKPLLAYLIERVRCSKRIDQLVVSTSTKETDDPIVQLCQQLHVETFRGSERDVLGRFYETGRKYKADVIVRLSATCPLIDPAIVDQAIGMFLQHYPNALYASNTLRRTYPKGMDIEVFTYEALKDAYMNASSSHDFEQVTPFIVKRIGESAVGEIVQNQDLSHHDWSLDHIEDFTFMKAVYEHLHPHNPAFSMADVLSFIENG; encoded by the coding sequence ATGAACGTTTTAGCGGTTCTACAGGCGGGGATGAATGAAACAGATTGTCCGGGACTGACCATGAAGAAGGTGGGTGGAAAACCACTTCTGGCCTATTTGATAGAAAGAGTGAGGTGTTCTAAGAGGATTGATCAACTCGTAGTCAGCACATCTACGAAGGAAACCGATGATCCAATTGTTCAGTTGTGTCAGCAGTTACATGTCGAGACGTTCCGTGGTTCAGAAAGAGATGTGCTTGGCCGATTTTATGAAACGGGTCGAAAATATAAAGCGGATGTGATTGTTCGGTTGTCTGCAACTTGCCCTCTTATAGATCCTGCCATCGTCGATCAAGCGATTGGAATGTTTCTTCAGCATTATCCGAATGCCTTGTACGCTTCCAATACTCTTCGCAGGACCTACCCCAAAGGAATGGATATCGAAGTGTTTACTTATGAAGCGTTGAAAGATGCCTACATGAATGCAAGCTCGTCTCATGATTTTGAACAGGTCACCCCGTTTATCGTGAAGAGAATAGGGGAGTCAGCGGTTGGGGAGATTGTCCAAAATCAAGACCTCAGTCATCATGATTGGTCCTTGGATCATATAGAAGATTTTACGTTTATGAAGGCGGTTTATGAACACCTTCACCCCCATAACCCTGCCTTTTCTATGGCAGATGTCCTCTCTTTTATTGAAAACGGCTGA
- a CDS encoding AAA family ATPase, translating into MTQQTFLYQPKISDVLKNMRKVMIGKEEAAMLSLVALLAKGHVLLEDVPGVGKTMLVKTLAKSLDCDFKRIQFTPDLLPSDVTGVSIYNPKSMEFEFRPGPILGNIVLADEINRTSPKTQSSLLEGMEETSITVDGNTVPLSDPFFVMATQNPIEYEGTYPLPEAQLDRFLIKMKMGYPTAKQEMEMLSRTSNGHPIEEISAVLTREELVGLQKEVLEVYVDRTVNRYIIDLVTGTRTHDGVYLGVSPRGSMALMKAAKAYAFIHDRDYVVPDDVQFMAPYVLSHRMILTSEARFEGQTAESIIDSLLSSTSIPVKRNISE; encoded by the coding sequence ATGACTCAGCAGACATTTTTGTATCAACCGAAAATATCGGATGTACTTAAAAATATGAGGAAGGTCATGATCGGGAAGGAAGAAGCAGCGATGTTGAGCCTTGTCGCATTACTTGCGAAAGGGCATGTCCTTTTAGAGGATGTTCCGGGTGTCGGAAAGACGATGCTTGTGAAGACGCTGGCTAAATCTCTGGATTGTGACTTTAAACGCATCCAATTCACGCCAGACTTGCTTCCTTCTGATGTGACGGGTGTATCGATATATAATCCAAAAAGTATGGAATTCGAATTCAGACCTGGCCCGATTCTCGGCAATATTGTTCTAGCTGATGAGATCAACCGGACATCACCGAAGACGCAGTCCTCTCTTTTGGAAGGGATGGAAGAGACGAGTATTACGGTCGATGGGAATACAGTGCCCCTCAGTGATCCGTTTTTCGTCATGGCGACGCAAAACCCGATTGAGTATGAAGGGACTTATCCATTGCCTGAAGCGCAGCTCGACCGTTTTCTAATAAAAATGAAGATGGGGTATCCGACAGCTAAGCAGGAAATGGAAATGCTTTCAAGAACTTCGAACGGCCACCCGATTGAAGAAATTTCCGCTGTGCTGACAAGAGAAGAGCTCGTTGGTTTACAAAAAGAAGTGTTGGAGGTTTATGTTGATCGAACGGTCAATCGTTATATCATCGATCTTGTGACAGGGACGCGGACTCATGATGGCGTTTACCTTGGGGTCAGCCCGCGTGGATCGATGGCATTGATGAAAGCGGCTAAGGCCTATGCGTTCATTCACGACCGTGATTATGTCGTACCTGATGATGTGCAATTCATGGCTCCTTATGTCCTTTCTCACCGAATGATTCTCACATCGGAAGCAAGGTTTGAAGGACAGACGGCTGAGTCGATCATTGACAGCCTGCTATCCTCCACGTCCATTCCAGTGAAGAGGAACATTAGTGAATGA
- a CDS encoding redoxin domain-containing protein, whose translation MKKWGLIVIVTALFVWAVYDFVYEGETQDPVAEGEKMIAEGAATEEVDIGLEKGQQAPDFTLKTLSGEEVSLSDYRGEKVMINFWATWCPPCRAEMPDMQEFSQNEDIQVLAVNLTETEASVQGVRDFVDEFGLTFPILLDKDVSVANQYEVNPVPTSVFVDEEGKISSVMLGAMNYDMMVQRMAEM comes from the coding sequence ATGAAGAAATGGGGCCTCATTGTCATTGTAACCGCCTTATTTGTCTGGGCTGTTTATGATTTTGTATATGAAGGAGAGACTCAGGATCCAGTTGCCGAAGGTGAGAAGATGATCGCTGAGGGCGCGGCCACGGAGGAAGTCGACATTGGATTGGAGAAAGGGCAGCAAGCGCCGGATTTCACCCTGAAGACGCTAAGCGGGGAAGAGGTTTCTTTATCCGATTATCGTGGAGAAAAAGTCATGATCAATTTCTGGGCCACCTGGTGCCCGCCATGCCGGGCTGAAATGCCGGACATGCAGGAGTTCTCTCAAAACGAAGACATCCAAGTATTGGCCGTCAATTTAACAGAGACGGAAGCGAGTGTACAAGGTGTCCGGGACTTCGTAGATGAATTCGGCTTGACGTTCCCTATTTTGCTTGATAAAGATGTGTCCGTTGCCAACCAATATGAGGTCAACCCCGTCCCTACTTCTGTTTTTGTTGATGAAGAAGGGAAGATCAGTTCTGTTATGCTCGGGGCGATGAATTACGATATGATGGTGCAAAGGATGGCAGAAATGTAA
- a CDS encoding NCS2 family permease, whose amino-acid sequence MSKFFKFEKFGTTYRREFMAGLTTFLAMAYILFVNPSTLALDGIEQLPEGVTRIDKGAVFTATAIAAAVGTLIMGLFAKYPIALAPGMGLNAFFAYTVVLGFGIPWETALAGVLASGLIFIVLTVTGLRTMIIDAIPPNLKLAVGAGIGLFIAFIGFQNSGIVQNSDATLVQLGDLTAGPTLLSIFGIIVSIMLMAMGLKGGIFYGMVLTSIAGMVTGLIAPPAGFGEIVSTAPSVAPTFGAAFTHFGEIFTIEMLVVILTFLFVDFFDTAGTLVAVATQAGFMKDNKLPRANRALFADSAATVVGAVVGTSTTTSYIESTAGVGAGGRTGFTSVVTAGFFILALFFSPLLSVVTAEVTAPALIIVGVLMASTLKNIDWDQFEIAVPAFFTIAAMPMTYSIATGIAIGFIFYPITMLLKGRGKEIHPIMYFLFVIFVLYFIFLA is encoded by the coding sequence ATGAGTAAGTTTTTTAAGTTTGAAAAGTTTGGGACGACATATCGCAGAGAGTTTATGGCAGGTTTAACGACCTTCCTCGCGATGGCGTACATTTTGTTCGTCAACCCATCTACCCTGGCACTTGATGGAATTGAGCAGCTTCCGGAAGGTGTAACAAGGATTGATAAAGGAGCCGTATTCACAGCAACGGCGATTGCAGCAGCTGTCGGTACACTGATTATGGGATTGTTTGCGAAATATCCGATCGCCCTTGCTCCGGGAATGGGCTTGAATGCATTTTTCGCGTACACGGTCGTTTTAGGTTTCGGAATTCCGTGGGAAACAGCGCTCGCAGGCGTTTTGGCTTCTGGACTTATTTTTATTGTGTTAACTGTAACAGGCCTGCGGACAATGATCATTGATGCGATCCCTCCAAACCTAAAGCTAGCGGTCGGGGCCGGAATCGGCTTGTTTATCGCCTTCATCGGTTTTCAGAACTCCGGGATCGTGCAGAACAGTGATGCGACACTAGTTCAACTTGGAGACTTGACGGCAGGGCCAACGTTGCTTTCCATCTTTGGAATCATTGTCAGTATCATGCTGATGGCGATGGGCTTGAAAGGCGGTATTTTTTACGGAATGGTCCTGACATCCATCGCAGGAATGGTGACAGGCTTGATTGCTCCACCGGCTGGCTTTGGAGAAATTGTAAGCACAGCTCCTAGCGTTGCGCCGACTTTCGGTGCGGCCTTCACACATTTCGGTGAAATTTTTACGATTGAAATGCTTGTCGTCATTTTAACTTTCTTATTCGTCGACTTTTTCGATACAGCCGGAACGCTTGTAGCTGTAGCGACGCAAGCTGGTTTTATGAAAGATAATAAACTGCCGCGTGCCAACCGTGCATTATTTGCCGATTCAGCAGCGACAGTCGTTGGTGCCGTTGTCGGTACTTCGACGACGACCTCTTACATTGAGTCCACAGCTGGTGTTGGAGCTGGTGGACGTACAGGGTTCACCTCTGTGGTCACAGCTGGATTCTTTATTTTGGCGCTTTTCTTCTCGCCACTACTTTCTGTGGTTACCGCGGAAGTGACGGCTCCAGCATTGATCATCGTTGGTGTGCTCATGGCTTCTACGCTGAAAAATATCGATTGGGATCAGTTTGAAATCGCGGTTCCTGCCTTCTTTACGATTGCTGCAATGCCGATGACCTACAGCATTGCAACGGGTATTGCCATCGGATTCATTTTCTATCCGATTACGATGCTGTTGAAGGGGCGCGGAAAAGAGATTCATCCGATTATGTACTTCCTGTTTGTGATTTTTGTGCTGTACTTTATCTTCCTCGCGTAA
- a CDS encoding transglutaminase TgpA family protein: MEERQSFIYKLILYITGFLLFCEWMRPMEQISETDDVRVFFIYATFCFFVSFLQVPWYLSIPLKGLGLAFIMDGLYIAERIFSRDWFSVLYEQVLFNIQMIQSQEWWQMTPLFRSLLFLILLWLMSYLLYYWFVVARRMFFFVVLTLIYVTVVDTFTIFDGKWAIVRTFILGMVALGLSSFAKVMDQESISFKGLQKAQVWALPLLAIILFSSAAAYASPKLDPQWPDPVPYIESAAGGAGPGGSGSGTVQKVGYGEDDSRLGGSFIQDDTPVFRATADGERYWRIESKDTYTGKGWEDTLEEPVTNMDPQNLTYDLFTDNVEVEEQTVMIEMSRQASFRKLVYPYGLSSLVRFPNDYELRVHENTGEMDTVKGDSPAKVNEFIANYEYPSFAYNQLREAGDNDPQEIRDQYLQLPDGLPNRVRNLADQIVEAEDNRYDRAKAIESYFSSNGFEYSTTDVPVPDENEDYVDQFLFESQLGYCDNFSTSMVVMLRSEGIPARWVKGFTGGERIDTRDTELSDDLQNVYQVTSGNAHSWVEVYFPEIGWVPFEPTKGFTNNTDFYTDVDTEEGEDPAAAQDSETPEDQMGNPQQMEEEESSDAAGAAGSSNQSYTWLWGLLSAILVAAIFLYFTRYRWMTALLIRKYRKNKDEETYEKAYHYLLKVLDHKGFKRKPEQTLRDFAISVDQHYQSNDMRRLTNHYERVIYRNEAQSTQWPKVTELWENLIKKTLS; the protein is encoded by the coding sequence ATGGAAGAGCGACAATCGTTCATCTATAAACTGATACTCTACATTACTGGTTTTCTATTGTTCTGTGAATGGATGCGTCCGATGGAGCAGATTTCCGAAACGGATGATGTCCGCGTGTTTTTCATCTACGCGACGTTCTGCTTTTTCGTATCTTTTTTACAAGTGCCGTGGTACCTATCCATTCCTTTAAAAGGGCTGGGACTTGCGTTCATCATGGATGGACTCTATATCGCAGAACGGATTTTTTCACGTGACTGGTTTTCGGTCTTATATGAGCAGGTTCTATTCAACATCCAGATGATCCAGTCGCAGGAATGGTGGCAGATGACGCCGCTCTTCCGAAGTTTATTGTTTTTGATTCTTCTATGGCTGATGAGCTATCTGCTTTATTATTGGTTCGTCGTAGCCCGTCGGATGTTCTTTTTCGTGGTATTGACACTCATTTACGTCACAGTCGTTGATACGTTTACGATTTTTGATGGGAAATGGGCGATTGTTAGAACGTTCATCCTTGGCATGGTTGCCCTCGGCTTATCGAGTTTCGCAAAAGTCATGGATCAAGAATCGATTTCCTTTAAAGGATTGCAAAAAGCGCAAGTATGGGCTCTCCCACTTCTTGCGATCATCCTGTTTTCCTCTGCGGCTGCTTACGCCTCACCGAAACTTGATCCGCAATGGCCGGACCCTGTCCCTTATATTGAAAGTGCGGCAGGCGGAGCTGGACCAGGTGGAAGTGGCAGCGGCACCGTTCAAAAAGTCGGTTATGGAGAAGATGACAGCCGGCTGGGCGGATCTTTCATTCAAGATGATACCCCTGTGTTCCGTGCGACCGCTGATGGAGAGCGTTATTGGCGGATCGAGTCGAAGGATACGTACACAGGAAAAGGGTGGGAAGATACGCTGGAAGAGCCAGTGACCAATATGGACCCACAAAACCTTACCTACGATTTGTTTACGGACAATGTAGAAGTGGAAGAACAGACGGTCATGATTGAAATGTCACGGCAGGCTTCTTTCCGGAAGTTGGTCTATCCCTATGGGTTATCTTCCCTCGTCAGGTTCCCGAATGATTATGAACTTCGTGTCCACGAGAACACGGGGGAGATGGATACTGTGAAAGGAGATTCTCCTGCGAAGGTGAATGAGTTCATCGCCAATTATGAGTATCCTTCCTTTGCATACAACCAATTACGTGAAGCGGGAGATAACGACCCTCAAGAAATTCGTGACCAGTACCTTCAACTTCCAGATGGTTTACCAAACCGTGTGAGAAACCTAGCCGATCAAATTGTAGAGGCAGAAGACAATCGATATGATCGTGCCAAAGCGATCGAGTCTTACTTTTCTTCCAATGGCTTTGAATACTCGACGACTGACGTTCCCGTTCCAGACGAAAATGAAGACTATGTCGATCAGTTCTTATTCGAGTCCCAGCTCGGTTACTGTGATAACTTTTCTACATCCATGGTCGTCATGCTTCGTTCTGAAGGGATTCCAGCCCGCTGGGTAAAAGGGTTTACCGGAGGAGAGCGCATAGACACAAGGGATACCGAGCTTAGTGATGATTTGCAAAATGTATATCAAGTCACAAGCGGGAACGCCCACTCCTGGGTAGAGGTTTATTTCCCTGAGATCGGCTGGGTGCCTTTTGAGCCGACGAAAGGATTCACGAACAACACAGACTTCTATACAGATGTGGATACGGAAGAAGGGGAAGATCCAGCAGCGGCCCAGGACAGCGAAACACCGGAAGATCAAATGGGGAATCCGCAGCAAATGGAAGAGGAAGAAAGTTCTGATGCTGCAGGAGCGGCAGGGTCTTCCAATCAAAGTTACACATGGTTATGGGGGCTTTTAAGCGCAATCCTTGTAGCAGCGATTTTTCTTTATTTTACAAGGTACCGTTGGATGACAGCGTTGCTCATTCGTAAGTACCGGAAAAACAAAGATGAAGAAACGTACGAAAAAGCTTACCATTATCTACTGAAAGTGCTTGATCATAAAGGATTCAAGCGTAAGCCTGAACAAACGTTGCGGGATTTTGCGATATCAGTCGATCAGCATTATCAGTCGAATGACATGCGGCGGTTGACCAATCATTATGAGCGTGTCATCTACAGGAATGAGGCTCAAAGTACACAGTGGCCCAAAGTCACTGAATTATGGGAAAATTTAATCAAAAAGACATTGTCTTGA
- the guaA gene encoding glutamine-hydrolyzing GMP synthase: MEQVQGMILVLDFGSQYNQLITRRIREFGVYSELHSHKMSIEEIKEMNPTGIILSGGPNSVYGEDSFRCDEQIFELGIPVLGICYGMQLMTHHFGGKVERAKEREYGKADINVAKEPVIFAKTPREQTVWMSHSDKVIEAPEGFQVDATSASCPVAAISNDEERMYGVQFHPEVRHSEYGNDILRSFVFDVCDATDDWTMEHVVEMEVEKIREQVGDRKVLCALSGGVDSSVVAALIHRAIGDQLTCIFVDHGLLRKNEADDVMRTLGDGFNMNIIKIDAKDRFMSKLAGVSDPEKKRKIIGNEFIYVFDDEAEKLKEIDFLAQGTLYTDIIESGTETAQTIKSHHNVGGLPEDMQFELIEPLNTLFKDEVRALGTELGVPEHIVWRQPFLGPGLAIRVLGEVTEEKLEIVRESDYVLRDEIKKAGLDRDIWQYFTVLPDIRSVGVMGDERTYDYTIGIRAVTSIDGMTSDWARIPWDVLEKISTRIVNEVDHINRVVYDVTSKPPATIEWE; encoded by the coding sequence ATGGAACAAGTACAAGGCATGATTCTCGTGCTGGACTTCGGGAGCCAGTATAACCAATTGATCACACGAAGAATCCGTGAATTCGGTGTGTATAGTGAGCTTCACTCTCACAAAATGAGCATCGAAGAGATTAAAGAAATGAACCCGACTGGAATCATCTTATCCGGTGGACCGAACAGCGTCTATGGGGAGGACAGCTTCCGTTGTGACGAGCAGATTTTCGAACTTGGTATTCCAGTCCTTGGGATTTGCTATGGCATGCAATTGATGACCCATCATTTTGGTGGAAAAGTCGAACGTGCCAAAGAGCGTGAATATGGAAAAGCAGATATTAACGTGGCGAAAGAGCCGGTGATTTTTGCTAAAACACCGAGAGAACAAACCGTTTGGATGAGCCACAGTGATAAAGTCATCGAAGCGCCGGAAGGTTTCCAAGTCGATGCGACAAGCGCGTCCTGCCCGGTAGCCGCTATCAGTAACGATGAAGAGCGCATGTACGGTGTTCAGTTCCACCCGGAAGTCCGTCATTCTGAATATGGAAATGACATTCTCCGCAGTTTCGTTTTCGATGTTTGTGACGCGACCGATGATTGGACGATGGAACATGTCGTGGAAATGGAAGTGGAGAAAATCCGTGAACAAGTGGGCGACCGTAAAGTGTTGTGTGCCTTGAGTGGTGGCGTGGATTCTTCTGTTGTCGCTGCTTTGATCCACCGTGCTATTGGTGATCAGCTCACATGTATTTTTGTCGATCATGGGCTGCTACGTAAAAATGAAGCGGATGATGTTATGCGTACCCTTGGAGACGGATTTAATATGAACATTATTAAAATTGACGCCAAAGACCGTTTCATGAGCAAGCTTGCGGGTGTATCCGATCCTGAGAAGAAGCGTAAGATCATCGGCAATGAATTCATTTATGTTTTTGATGATGAAGCAGAAAAATTGAAGGAAATCGACTTCCTGGCACAAGGAACCTTGTACACGGATATTATCGAAAGTGGTACAGAGACAGCACAGACGATCAAGTCTCACCACAATGTCGGTGGACTTCCTGAGGATATGCAATTCGAATTGATTGAGCCTCTTAACACATTGTTCAAAGATGAAGTACGTGCGCTTGGAACAGAGCTGGGTGTACCTGAGCATATTGTGTGGCGCCAGCCTTTCCTAGGACCGGGTCTTGCCATCCGTGTGCTTGGTGAAGTGACAGAAGAGAAGCTTGAAATCGTTCGCGAATCAGACTATGTCCTTCGTGATGAAATTAAAAAAGCAGGTCTTGATCGTGACATTTGGCAGTACTTCACCGTGCTTCCGGATATCCGTTCTGTTGGAGTCATGGGCGATGAGCGTACGTATGATTACACCATCGGGATCCGTGCCGTTACATCCATTGATGGAATGACGTCAGATTGGGCGCGTATTCCTTGGGACGTCCTTGAGAAAATCTCTACACGAATCGTCAACGAAGTCGATCACATCAACCGCGTCGTGTACGATGTGACGAGTAAGCCACCTGCAACAATCGAGTGGGAATAA
- a CDS encoding DUF58 domain-containing protein, translating into MRRKLGIIARSLVVAILFVILFSYAMFQGGFVSWFLFYAFLPFLLYMAAVLIYPVHNWKIERNLSKRMAMGSETIDVEVKLKRKVPFPIYYCIIEEHLPESLKKVDEHLDKYKDMDKTDQFYESRKVKKVVFPWFSKTITYRYQLDKVPRGDHKLKALRIKTGDFFGFVKKEHVYHHESKLLVFPYIRPVKMKDRVYSFEQGASPSFKLNEKNTNMVTGVREYMPGDRFAWVDWKTTAKKNEMMTKEFEQEKSVDMMLILNGVYHPEMSELSFEGAVEFTASLMKEFHKTSSPLSFMSLGDGRKYFPFHQDHAHQQQMQGHLARIRPVGRIPFAQQMEREKSLIPSGVMLMIVSHHLDKEIQVAISKLAKRSKRVVFFYVRPHGQMSFQDHQAVKQMKTQGVVVNVLNEEQLTQQQFEVNT; encoded by the coding sequence ATGAGGCGGAAACTTGGAATCATCGCTAGAAGTCTTGTCGTAGCGATCCTCTTCGTCATCCTCTTTTCCTATGCCATGTTCCAGGGTGGTTTTGTCAGCTGGTTTCTTTTTTATGCATTTCTGCCGTTTCTCCTATATATGGCTGCTGTCCTCATCTATCCGGTCCATAATTGGAAAATCGAACGGAATCTTTCTAAACGGATGGCGATGGGGAGTGAAACCATCGATGTCGAAGTGAAGTTGAAGAGGAAAGTTCCTTTTCCCATCTATTACTGTATTATCGAAGAACACTTACCGGAATCTCTGAAGAAAGTGGACGAGCACCTGGACAAATACAAGGATATGGATAAAACGGATCAATTTTATGAATCTCGTAAAGTGAAAAAGGTTGTTTTTCCATGGTTCAGTAAGACAATTACTTACCGGTACCAACTTGATAAAGTCCCTCGTGGTGACCATAAATTGAAGGCACTCCGAATCAAGACCGGTGATTTCTTCGGTTTTGTAAAAAAAGAGCACGTCTATCATCACGAAAGCAAATTGCTGGTCTTTCCTTATATCAGACCTGTGAAAATGAAAGACCGGGTGTACAGCTTTGAACAGGGGGCGAGCCCATCTTTCAAACTGAATGAAAAGAACACGAATATGGTAACAGGTGTCCGTGAATATATGCCTGGTGACCGCTTTGCCTGGGTGGACTGGAAAACGACGGCGAAGAAGAATGAGATGATGACAAAAGAATTTGAACAGGAAAAAAGTGTCGACATGATGCTCATCCTGAATGGCGTCTATCATCCGGAGATGAGTGAATTGAGTTTTGAAGGAGCGGTGGAGTTCACGGCTTCTTTGATGAAGGAGTTCCATAAAACATCTTCTCCGCTATCCTTTATGTCCCTCGGTGACGGACGTAAATACTTTCCTTTTCACCAGGACCACGCTCACCAGCAGCAAATGCAAGGGCATTTGGCAAGAATTCGTCCTGTCGGTCGCATTCCTTTCGCGCAACAGATGGAGCGGGAGAAATCTTTGATTCCAAGTGGTGTGATGCTCATGATTGTCAGTCACCATTTGGACAAGGAAATCCAGGTTGCGATTAGTAAACTGGCAAAAAGAAGCAAGCGTGTCGTCTTTTTCTATGTGCGTCCTCATGGACAAATGTCGTTCCAGGATCATCAAGCTGTGAAACAGATGAAAACTCAGGGCGTCGTTGTCAACGTATTGAATGAGGAACAGCTGACGCAACAACAATTTGAGGTGAACACATGA